The Sporosarcina sp. 6E9 genome segment TCCATAAATGCAATTGGCTCAATCCCAAATAACCCGATAAAGTCATTAATGATACCCGTTGATGGTGACAAGAATGTAATAATAATCCCTGCCATAACAACGACTGATATAAAATGTGGAGCGTATGTAATAGTTTGGACACCACGTTTGAAGAGTCCATCTTTTGCTTCATTTAGCGATAATGCTAGTAATATCGGAAGCGGAAAACCAACAATTAAAGAGTAAACACTAATCCCCAATGTGTTTTTCATCAAATCCCAGAAATAGTATGATTCGAAGAACGCTTTAAAATGCTCGAAACCTACCCACGGACTTTCCCAAATTCCCATTGAAGGGGTAAAATCTTTAAATGCAATCTGAACACCGTACATTGGTACGTAGTGAAATATAAGAAAGTAAAGAAATGCTGGTAATATAAAAAGGTATAATTGCCAAGTTTGGAGTGCTTGACGCCACTTACTCTTTCTATTCTTCTGTTGCAATTCTTTCTGTTCTTTTTTAGACTGCTTCTTGTCCTTAATTGTAATCGTTTTCATTTTTAATTAAAACCTCCTTTTAAAATTTCCCTTGACAATTACCACATTACTTTGTTAATTTACTTTACTTCATTCAGACAATCTCTACTGAAAGATCCATTAATGATTTCGATTACATTACAAATTAGAATCAGATGAAGGAGATTTTTTATTAATTCGCAAACTCAATTATCTATAAATTCATTTTTGCATGAAATTTATAGATTGTCAACCTAAAAAATATTGAAAGTTTAATTAACAAGTAACTTCAATGTACAATTCAACAATTTACTTCATTACTTATATTTTACAATTGCCGTATGAATCGTTAAACCTATATCTTCATTCGCATGCTTGGGATCTTCTAATGTGATTGTAAGCGGAACAATTTCACTCGCTGGAACTGGAATTGGACCTACCTCAGACTCTATCAATTGACGACCTGTTACCACTTGCGATTCCGTGCCAAGTTCGACTTTGTACAGAGCATCTTGATTCGTCACTTTGCCTCGCACAGTTAATAATACTTTTCCTTCTTCTTGAGTCGTAAGATAGGCGGTTTGTCTAACTGTAGTTTCAATCAGACTATTATAATAGCCTTCATCAGCATAACTACGACCAAAGTAAATATCATTTGCTTCGATTGTCCAAGTATTGTTTTCATTCGCACCAATTAGACGTTCTGGTATCAGTCTCAACTCTCCAGATAGCTCGACCCGAATAACTGATATAACTGAATCCGTTGGTGAATCGGGCAATGTAATAACAAGATTATTTTCCTCCAGGTGCCAATTCAGTTCGTTAGAAGTACCATCTTCAACAACTTTAAGTACACCAGTCAGTAATCCAGACAATGTCACTTCATTTTCTTTTGGACAATTAAGAATATGTAAAAATAGATTTTTTTTGTTGATTGTTACCTCTCCCCATGATTGGCCGCCGAAATGAGTACCAGAAGCACCTAGGATTGCCCCGGGATGCCTATTCAACCATTCTCCCATAGTACGTAAAACATCGGATTCAAATTTGACCAGCGAACCATCCCCTTGAGGACCAATATTAAGTAAGTAGTTTCCACCACGAGCACGTACGCTCGTCAATCCTGTAATAAGATCACGAACTTTTCCTGAAAAATCATTGCGTTCCTGCCAGGATCGGTAGCCCCATGTCGCATGATAAATAGATGCTGGTGTTTGCCAGGCGCCATCTAATGTACTTGAAGGCACTTGGTTATCAGCTAAGGTTCTAAAATCACCGAGATTATTCCATATTCTGCCGCTAACAATGGCTTCTGGTTGAAGTTCGTGAATAATTTCAGCAAACTTTAGACTTTGTGCCACTGTTGGGTGAGACATATCAAACCAAACTTCGGCGATTGGACCGTAATTTGTCATTAACTCACGTAACTGTCCTTCAATCATGGGTTCCATAGACGTTGGGATCGGATTGTTATTATTTTCATCAAACGCATGCCCTTCATGCCAATCAATTAATGAGAAGTAAAATCCAAGTTTCAAGCCTTGACGAAGACATTCATCAGCCAATAATTTTAAGGGATCCTTACCATAAGGCGTGCGGTGAACAATTCCATAATCAGTTGTGGCCGTATCAAACATCGCAAACCCGTCATGATGTTTGCTTGTAATTACGATATATTCCATGCCTGCATCCTTCGCCAATGTACAGATTTCCTCCGGATTAAATTTCTCAGCAGTAAAGTTTTTAGCGACTTCTAAGTATTCAGCTTCTGAAATATTCGCCCACATTTGAATTTGTTCACTGTACCCTTTTGTCACTGGTTTTCCATTCCAAATACCACCAATTTCAGAATAAAGCCCCCAGTGTATAAACATGCCATATTGCAGTCTTTGCCATGCTGCAATACGTTTATCTTTACTCAACTCTATTTCACCCGGAATTCCTTTATAAGCCAATTCGCCAACAATTTTGTCAGTCATGCCTATATCCCCCCTAAATTCAACAATAACTTTCTTCAATGTCTTTTCATGCATAGCAGAGAGTGGCTGCACCTATAACACCCACATCGTCCCCTAGCAATGCTGGCACAATACGGAATGTTTCGCGATATGGTTCCATCACTAGATTCCTTGTTTTCTTAAGCACCGGTCTAAATAAATCATCGCCTGCTAAACTGACACCGCCGCCAATCACAATACAATCCGGATTAAATGTATGCACAATGTTCTTCAATCCTAAGGCAACATAGTCAGTTACTTTATCAACAACTTCACTAGCGATCATGTCACCTTGTCGATTCGCTTCAAATAGATGCTTTGCTCCTATCGGTGTACCATCCTGTTTTGCAAGTTCTGTCATCAATGTGAAATTCTTCGCTGCCGCTACAGTTGCAAAACGGGCCATAGCGGTACCAGATGCCAATACTTCCCAACAGCCAACTTG includes the following:
- a CDS encoding alpha-L-fucosidase, whose amino-acid sequence is MTDKIVGELAYKGIPGEIELSKDKRIAAWQRLQYGMFIHWGLYSEIGGIWNGKPVTKGYSEQIQMWANISEAEYLEVAKNFTAEKFNPEEICTLAKDAGMEYIVITSKHHDGFAMFDTATTDYGIVHRTPYGKDPLKLLADECLRQGLKLGFYFSLIDWHEGHAFDENNNNPIPTSMEPMIEGQLRELMTNYGPIAEVWFDMSHPTVAQSLKFAEIIHELQPEAIVSGRIWNNLGDFRTLADNQVPSSTLDGAWQTPASIYHATWGYRSWQERNDFSGKVRDLITGLTSVRARGGNYLLNIGPQGDGSLVKFESDVLRTMGEWLNRHPGAILGASGTHFGGQSWGEVTINKKNLFLHILNCPKENEVTLSGLLTGVLKVVEDGTSNELNWHLEENNLVITLPDSPTDSVISVIRVELSGELRLIPERLIGANENNTWTIEANDIYFGRSYADEGYYNSLIETTVRQTAYLTTQEEGKVLLTVRGKVTNQDALYKVELGTESQVVTGRQLIESEVGPIPVPASEIVPLTITLEDPKHANEDIGLTIHTAIVKYK
- a CDS encoding sugar ABC transporter permease gives rise to the protein MKTITIKDKKQSKKEQKELQQKNRKSKWRQALQTWQLYLFILPAFLYFLIFHYVPMYGVQIAFKDFTPSMGIWESPWVGFEHFKAFFESYYFWDLMKNTLGISVYSLIVGFPLPILLALSLNEAKDGLFKRGVQTITYAPHFISVVVMAGIIITFLSPSTGIINDFIGLFGIEPIAFMEDPKWFKTVFVFSGVWQSAGWGTIIYLAALAGVDPQQHEAAIVDGATRLERIWHINIPAIFPTMVILLILNTGSLLAVGFEKVLLLQNPLNMESSEIISTFVYRAGLLGGEYSFSTAVGLFNSVINAILLICVNFIARKTSETSLW